The DNA segment CTGGCCGGCCGCATCGTTGTACGCGGTTGCCGCCGACTGCGCGTTCTGCAGCGCCTCGTTGACCCGCACCCCGACGGCTTCCGCGCCCAGCTTCTTCACCAAGCCGTCTTGGATGCGCACCCCCGTGAGCCATTGGTGTCCGTTGATCGTCACCTCGACGGTCCCTTCCTCGTCGGCGCCGCGGAAGGATCCGGTATTCATCTGGTTCAGCGTCCCCTCCAGGGCCGACTGAAACCGAGCGGCCAGCGCGAGCACCTGGGCGACATGCGGGTCGATCTCGTCCATCTCTTTCATACTCACTTCGACTCCTTGCTGTCTTGGCGACGGCGGTTACCGATGACGGCCTCGGTCCACGCCCGATCCTCAGTGTAGAGCGCCTCCTCTTCTTGCTGTGCGCCCTTGGATTTGGCGCCGCCATGGCCCTGGCCGTGGGCCCCCATCGGCATTCCCATGCCGCCGCCGCCCAGCGCGCTGCCCGCGGCGGCCTTCCCCTGGCCCAGAGCGCCGAGGTCACCCGCGGCGGCGGGCCGCACGGATTCGGCGTCGATGCCGGTCGCGGGCGCCAACGGCATCGACGGCACACCGCCGCCACCGCCACCGCCCAGCGATGCCGCCTTGACCGACGGCTCTGCGGGCATCATCGCCGCCGCCTCACGTCCGGCCGATGTCAGCTCGGCCGCCGTGTCGGCGGGCATGCCGCCACCCGTCCCGCCGGTGGCCGGCATCATCGGCGGGGTCATCCCGCTCAGCGGTGTCCCGCCGGAGCCGTCGCCCGGCGGCATCAAGAAGCCCGGGATCAACCCCTGCGGCTGAGCGGGCGGCGGTGGGTCGATCTTGATGGCGGGCGGCGGCTTGGGCGGATTCACCGGTTCCAGGGCCGCCTTGTTGTTGTACTCGGTGAGCACCTGCTCCGATTTCGCCTGATACTCCGCGTACAACTTGATGGCTTGGTCTTTGTAGGCCGGGTCCTTGGATAACTCTTCGAGCTTCATGATGTCGGCCAACGAGGGATGGGACCGCCTGGCCCACAGCTGCAGCTGCGCGATGTAGCTGGCCTGCTTGGCCATCGCGGCACTCAATTTCGCCATGT comes from the Mycobacterium shinjukuense genome and includes:
- a CDS encoding YbaB/EbfC family nucleoid-associated protein, translating into MDEIDPHVAQVLALAARFQSALEGTLNQMNTGSFRGADEEGTVEVTINGHQWLTGVRIQDGLVKKLGAEAVGVRVNEALQNAQSAATAYNDAAGQQLVAALSAMSKTMNQGSV
- the espB gene encoding EspB family ESX-1 secretion system-associated protein — its product is MSQPQTLTVDQQEILSRANEVESPMAEPPTDVPQPPCGLTAANNAAQQLVLSADNMRTYLAAGHRERQRLATSLRNAAKAYGEVDEEASTALNNDGGGTVQAESAGGVGGDSSAGLADTPTVAAAGDPDFTDLKTAATKLESGDQGASLADFADGWNTYNLTLQGDLKRFRAFDHWEGDAATACEASMDQQREWVLHMAKLSAAMAKQASYIAQLQLWARRSHPSLADIMKLEELSKDPAYKDQAIKLYAEYQAKSEQVLTEYNNKAALEPVNPPKPPPAIKIDPPPPAQPQGLIPGFLMPPGDGSGGTPLSGMTPPMMPATGGTGGGMPADTAAELTSAGREAAAMMPAEPSVKAASLGGGGGGGVPSMPLAPATGIDAESVRPAAAGDLGALGQGKAAAGSALGGGGMGMPMGAHGQGHGGAKSKGAQQEEEALYTEDRAWTEAVIGNRRRQDSKESK